One segment of Tamlana crocina DNA contains the following:
- the rlmN gene encoding 23S rRNA (adenine(2503)-C(2))-methyltransferase RlmN, which yields METKKKDIRALTKEQLRNFFVEQGDKAFRGNQVYEWLWQKSAHTFDDMTNISKDTRQMLEDHFVINHIKVDTMQRSSDGTIKNAVRLHDDLVVESVLIPTSTRTTACVSSQVGCSLDCRFCATARLKRMRNLNPDEIYDQVVAIDNESRLYHNRPLSNIVFMGMGEPLMNYNNVLKAIDKITSPEGLGMSPKRIVVSTSGVPKMIKKMADDEVKFKLAVSLHSAIDEVRTRIMPFNSTFPLNDLREALQYWYAKTKNRITYEYVVWNGINDKRKDVDALVDFCKFAPSKVNLIEYNPIDDGEFQQANSKALDMYVQVLEANNITVTVRRSRGKDIDAACGQLANKS from the coding sequence CTTTCGCGGCAATCAGGTTTATGAGTGGCTTTGGCAAAAATCGGCGCATACTTTTGACGATATGACCAATATCTCGAAAGACACCCGCCAAATGCTGGAAGACCATTTTGTAATTAACCACATTAAGGTGGATACGATGCAACGCAGTAGTGATGGGACCATAAAAAATGCGGTTCGGTTGCATGATGATTTGGTGGTGGAGTCGGTATTGATTCCAACGTCAACTCGTACCACGGCCTGTGTTTCCAGTCAGGTGGGCTGTAGTTTAGATTGCCGATTTTGTGCTACGGCACGTTTAAAACGAATGCGCAACTTGAACCCCGATGAAATTTATGACCAAGTAGTAGCCATTGATAACGAAAGTCGTTTGTACCACAACCGTCCGTTGAGTAATATTGTATTTATGGGAATGGGAGAACCGCTAATGAATTACAATAATGTTTTAAAAGCCATTGATAAAATAACCTCTCCCGAGGGGTTGGGCATGTCGCCAAAACGTATTGTGGTATCTACATCGGGCGTGCCAAAAATGATAAAGAAAATGGCGGATGACGAGGTAAAATTTAAATTGGCCGTATCGTTGCATTCTGCCATTGATGAGGTGCGAACCAGAATTATGCCGTTTAACTCAACTTTTCCGTTGAACGATTTACGTGAAGCTTTGCAGTATTGGTACGCCAAAACCAAAAACAGAATTACTTATGAATATGTGGTTTGGAACGGCATCAACGACAAAAGAAAAGATGTCGATGCATTAGTAGATTTTTGCAAATTTGCGCCTAGTAAAGTCAATCTAATAGAGTACAACCCTATTGACGATGGTGAATTTCAACAGGCAAATTCAAAGGCTTTGGATATGTACGTGCAAGTACTCGAAGCCAATAATATTACCGTAACCGTCCGCCGTAGCCGTGGCAAGGATATCGATGCGGCTTGTGGGCAATTGGCTAATAAAAGTTAA
- a CDS encoding polyprenyl synthetase family protein: MKIVEQIKQPIAFEMDLFEQKFQLSMSSKVALLNRITHYIVNRKGKQMRPMFVFLVSKMVSNGEVSERTYRGASVIELIHTATLVHDDVVDDSNRRRGFFSVNALWKNKIAVLIGDFLLSKGLLLSIDNNDFDLLKIISIAVREMSEGELLQIEKARKLDITEEVYYEIIRQKTATLIAACCSLGAASVKPGSPHVETMRKFGELIGMAFQIKDDLFDYGDAQIGKPTGIDIKEQKMTLPLIYVLNTVSKNDKKWLINSIKNHNKDTKRVKEVIEFVKENDGLDYAIGKMKQFQSEALEILENYPDSEYKNSLKVMVNYVIDRKK, encoded by the coding sequence ATGAAAATAGTCGAGCAAATAAAACAGCCCATTGCTTTTGAAATGGATCTCTTCGAACAGAAGTTCCAACTTTCCATGTCTAGTAAAGTGGCTTTACTTAACCGTATTACCCATTACATTGTCAACAGAAAAGGGAAGCAAATGCGCCCCATGTTTGTGTTTTTGGTTTCTAAAATGGTATCGAATGGCGAGGTGAGCGAACGGACCTATCGTGGGGCTTCGGTTATTGAATTGATACATACCGCTACTTTAGTGCATGATGATGTGGTAGACGATAGCAACCGCCGCCGAGGATTCTTTTCGGTGAATGCACTTTGGAAAAACAAAATAGCCGTGCTTATTGGCGATTTTTTACTGTCGAAAGGCTTGTTGCTTTCTATTGACAATAATGATTTCGATTTGCTGAAAATCATTTCGATTGCTGTTCGCGAAATGAGCGAGGGCGAACTGCTCCAAATTGAAAAAGCTCGAAAACTCGATATCACCGAAGAAGTGTATTATGAAATCATCCGCCAAAAAACGGCCACTTTAATTGCTGCCTGTTGTAGCTTGGGGGCTGCTTCGGTAAAGCCAGGGTCGCCACATGTGGAAACCATGCGTAAGTTTGGTGAGCTGATTGGCATGGCGTTTCAAATAAAGGACGACCTTTTTGATTATGGTGATGCCCAAATAGGAAAGCCCACAGGCATCGATATTAAAGAGCAAAAAATGACCTTGCCCTTAATTTATGTGCTCAATACAGTCTCTAAAAATGATAAAAAATGGTTGATAAATTCTATTAAAAACCATAATAAGGATACCAAACGGGTAAAAGAAGTGATTGAGTTTGTAAAGGAAAATGACGGATTGGATTATGCCATTGGGAAGATGAAACAATTTCAAAGTGAGGCTCTTGAGATTTTAGAAAACTACCCAGATTCGGAATATAAAAATTCACTAAAAGTGATGGTGAATTACGTGATTGACCGAAAAAAATAG
- a CDS encoding transglutaminase family protein, translating into MAIFNIKHNTFYSYSGNVIDGANLTRLHPINDDYQKVNSHFISITKNPFIETFFDFFNNRVGSFMLAEPHNVLNIISEIEVETKLKTFPTDQVDIKTQWNHLVSLKPNTEFIDFLKFITFDGTEGIRNLIESKNLKSKSPYQATLELCEYIYQNFEYRQGVTTVSSKLDDVWQLKAGVCQDFTNILLQMVRMLGIPARYVSGYICPGNGETRGEGATHAWIEAYIPFYGWLGVDPTNNAIADEYHVRLAVGRNYKDCAPVSGVFKGNVESKMTVSVEVTRRDNLTPKKEDAISPDPKTGNSFQRNLELKQQSQQQQQ; encoded by the coding sequence ATGGCTATTTTCAACATAAAGCACAACACCTTTTACAGCTATTCGGGCAATGTTATAGACGGAGCGAACCTAACACGCCTTCACCCCATTAACGACGACTACCAAAAAGTTAACTCGCATTTTATATCCATTACCAAAAACCCATTTATTGAAACTTTTTTCGACTTTTTCAATAATCGGGTAGGTTCTTTTATGCTAGCCGAACCCCACAATGTTTTGAATATTATCTCTGAAATTGAAGTTGAAACCAAACTAAAAACATTCCCTACGGACCAAGTTGACATCAAAACCCAATGGAATCATTTAGTATCCCTCAAGCCCAATACTGAGTTCATCGATTTCTTAAAATTCATCACTTTTGATGGCACTGAGGGCATCCGAAACTTAATTGAAAGCAAAAATCTAAAAAGCAAATCGCCATACCAAGCTACTTTGGAGCTTTGTGAATATATCTACCAAAATTTTGAATACAGACAAGGAGTAACCACGGTAAGCTCAAAATTGGATGATGTTTGGCAACTCAAAGCCGGTGTTTGCCAAGATTTCACCAACATATTACTACAAATGGTTAGGATGTTGGGCATACCCGCACGATATGTAAGCGGCTACATCTGCCCGGGCAATGGTGAAACACGCGGTGAAGGCGCCACGCATGCTTGGATTGAAGCCTATATTCCCTTTTACGGTTGGCTGGGCGTAGACCCTACCAACAATGCCATAGCCGACGAATACCATGTTAGGCTCGCTGTGGGCAGAAATTATAAAGACTGTGCTCCCGTAAGTGGTGTTTTTAAAGGTAATGTAGAATCTAAAATGACGGTATCGGTTGAAGTTACCAGAAGAGATAACTTAACCCCCAAAAAAGAAGACGCTATTTCTCCAGATCCCAAAACAGGGAACAGTTTTCAGCGGAATTTAGAACTGAAACAACAAAGCCAGCAACAGCAGCAATAA
- a CDS encoding alpha-E domain-containing protein gives MLSRVANNLIWLDRYMERGNGILGLLKVNFYAHQDSPELFSWSPIIESFTSSENDFYTEDTLECIHFMVFDVKNANSIVNIVTRARENARSVQEHISRELWLCINSYYLFLTKKDLPQRLRDEDPVQLLEDLRKYHLIYNGTCDITQERGTPYCFMNVGKYLERVMLISDFTALKLEKIGNTSDSLEKTFYWKNLLLSIGGYQLYLKTYKSTFNENHVIQMVFQDKLFPRSVYYCIEKLNRHINKLIETGQLENNNLDFLLGKLESQIKYTTIENINSMGLNHFIEGIKDGVKNISLSINAVYFSQNN, from the coding sequence ATGTTAAGTAGAGTAGCAAACAACCTTATTTGGTTGGATAGGTATATGGAACGCGGAAATGGTATTTTAGGTCTGCTAAAGGTGAATTTTTATGCCCATCAAGACTCTCCCGAATTGTTTTCGTGGTCGCCGATTATAGAAAGCTTTACCTCTTCAGAGAATGACTTCTATACCGAAGACACTTTAGAATGTATACACTTTATGGTTTTCGACGTAAAAAATGCCAATTCCATAGTAAACATTGTGACACGGGCTAGAGAAAATGCCAGGAGCGTACAGGAACATATTTCAAGGGAATTGTGGTTGTGCATCAACAGTTATTATTTGTTTTTAACCAAAAAAGATTTACCTCAAAGATTAAGGGACGAAGACCCCGTTCAATTATTGGAGGATTTAAGAAAATACCATTTAATTTATAATGGCACTTGCGACATTACCCAAGAACGTGGCACACCATATTGTTTTATGAACGTTGGCAAGTACCTTGAGCGCGTAATGCTGATCTCTGATTTTACAGCGCTGAAACTTGAAAAAATTGGAAACACCTCCGATAGCCTCGAAAAAACATTCTATTGGAAAAACCTGTTGTTGTCCATTGGTGGCTATCAGCTTTATCTCAAAACCTACAAATCTACTTTTAACGAAAATCATGTTATCCAAATGGTTTTTCAGGACAAACTATTTCCAAGATCGGTGTATTATTGCATAGAAAAATTAAACCGACACATTAACAAACTGATTGAAACAGGCCAACTGGAAAACAACAATTTGGATTTTCTTCTAGGAAAGCTGGAAAGCCAAATAAAATACACCACCATTGAAAATATTAACAGCATGGGGTTAAACCATTTCATTGAAGGCATAAAAGATGGCGTTAAAAATATTTCGTTGAGCATTAATGCCGTTTACTTTTCACAGAACAACTGA
- a CDS encoding circularly permuted type 2 ATP-grasp protein: MKNNNIFSAYHKLPKTWDEMYTDLAEFRPQYQGFVNYLKSTCSDRLTKKEDLSKQLFINQGVTFTVYNDNEGIEKIFPFDIVPRIITSDEWAKIEAGIKQRLKALNLFIKDIYHEQFIINDGIIPADLIYSCPYFLREMKGVNVPHDIYVHISGIDLIRNNDGEFYVLEDNLRTPSGVSYMLENREISKRLFPGILPQSKVRSVSEYPNLLYKKLKGLSNKPDPNIVLLTPGIYNSAYYEHTSLARQMGIELVEGPDLVVKNHCVFMKTTHGLKQVDVIYRRVDDDYLDPLEFNANSVLGVAGIMAAYRMGNVNIVNAPGTGIADDKAIYTFVPDMIKYYLKEEPILKNIETYQLGKPADLEYVTKHIKEMVIKKTDGSGGYGMLMGHEASDSEIKIYLEAVNKNPSNFIAQPILKLSTAPCFIDGKLSPRCIDLRPFALFGKDGIDICPGGLTRVALKKGSLVVNSSQGGGSKDTWVID; the protein is encoded by the coding sequence ATGAAAAACAATAATATCTTCTCGGCTTACCATAAGCTTCCGAAAACATGGGATGAAATGTACACGGATTTGGCAGAGTTCAGGCCACAGTACCAAGGTTTCGTAAACTACCTTAAAAGCACCTGCTCGGACCGGCTTACAAAAAAAGAAGACCTCTCGAAGCAATTGTTCATAAACCAAGGGGTAACGTTTACCGTTTACAACGACAATGAAGGCATTGAAAAGATTTTTCCTTTTGATATTGTTCCAAGGATAATTACTTCGGATGAATGGGCCAAAATCGAAGCGGGCATAAAGCAGCGGTTAAAAGCTTTAAACCTTTTTATAAAGGACATATACCACGAACAGTTTATAATAAACGACGGCATTATACCGGCCGATTTAATTTACTCCTGCCCCTATTTTTTAAGGGAAATGAAAGGTGTTAACGTGCCACACGATATTTATGTGCATATTTCCGGCATTGATTTAATCCGAAACAACGATGGTGAATTTTACGTACTTGAAGATAATTTAAGAACCCCATCTGGCGTAAGTTACATGCTTGAAAACCGCGAAATCTCCAAGCGGCTCTTTCCCGGCATTTTGCCGCAAAGTAAGGTGCGTTCGGTTTCAGAATACCCCAACTTGCTGTACAAAAAACTAAAAGGGCTTTCCAATAAGCCTGATCCAAACATTGTACTGTTAACTCCTGGAATTTATAATTCGGCCTATTACGAACATACATCGTTGGCGCGACAAATGGGCATCGAACTGGTTGAAGGACCAGACTTGGTAGTAAAAAACCATTGTGTTTTTATGAAAACCACTCATGGGTTAAAACAGGTTGATGTGATTTACAGACGTGTGGACGACGATTATTTAGACCCACTAGAGTTTAATGCCAACAGCGTTTTGGGGGTTGCCGGTATTATGGCCGCATACAGAATGGGTAACGTAAATATTGTTAATGCGCCGGGCACTGGAATTGCTGATGACAAAGCCATTTACACATTCGTGCCAGATATGATAAAATACTATTTAAAGGAAGAGCCTATTTTAAAAAATATTGAAACGTACCAGTTAGGCAAGCCCGCAGACCTTGAGTATGTTACAAAACATATTAAGGAAATGGTGATTAAAAAAACCGATGGCAGTGGCGGTTACGGCATGCTCATGGGGCACGAGGCTTCAGATTCCGAAATAAAAATCTATTTGGAAGCCGTTAACAAAAATCCTAGCAACTTTATTGCCCAACCCATTTTAAAATTATCGACTGCACCTTGCTTTATCGACGGTAAGTTATCTCCAAGGTGTATAGATCTTAGGCCTTTTGCGCTTTTCGGAAAAGATGGCATCGATATTTGCCCGGGTGGGTTAACCCGAGTAGCCCTAAAAAAAGGGTCGTTGGTAGTTAATAGTTCGCAGGGCGGTGGCAGCAAAGACACTTGGGTAATAGATTAA
- the dnaG gene encoding DNA primase, whose product MISPSSIDQVFETARVEEVIGDFVQLKKSGSNFKGLSPFSDERTPSFMVSPVKQIWKDFSTGKGGTAVSFLMEHEHFTYPEAIRYLAKKYNIELEETEQTNEQKEKADERESLYLVSEFASKYFQNVLQKTDQGKSIGLSYFKERGFTEETIKKFDLGYSLDEWQAFTDEALKKGYKLEYLEKTGLTIVKDEKRFDRFKGRVMFPIKSMSGRVLGFGGRILITDKKAAKYLNSPESDIYHKSKVLYGIYDAKQSIAKEDNCYLVEGYTDVIQFHQTGIKNVVSSSGTALTSEQIRLINRLTKNITVLFDGDAAGMRASLRGIDLILEQGMNVRVCTFPEGEDPDSFARQNTLEELHDYLAENAKDFIQFKASVLYEESKNDPIKKAETIRDIVNSISKIPDRIKKEVYIQECARIMDISESVLFSTLAQMDKKELQEEDKKYKNEQKAFEVIKHQQPVKKVDVQYLMERKIIEILLLYGNKTEDFEDLVLKENDKGDLELEPVIQQARVFEKVFLDLQDDEMQFSNETFKTLYYTIIERLNQDADFELKTFINSVDQDMANEITTILMDDERYTLDDWNRMDIYPKEKKHTVAQLVSETILSLRCFLIDQKVKEFQQETLKNKIDSNRNILEEVKDYSSLKMLLSRKLNRVL is encoded by the coding sequence TTGATTTCACCATCTTCCATAGATCAAGTTTTTGAAACCGCACGAGTAGAGGAGGTTATAGGCGATTTTGTTCAGCTTAAAAAATCGGGAAGCAATTTTAAGGGCTTAAGTCCGTTTAGCGACGAACGTACGCCCAGTTTTATGGTATCGCCGGTAAAGCAGATTTGGAAGGATTTCTCGACCGGAAAAGGGGGGACTGCCGTGTCGTTTTTAATGGAGCACGAGCACTTTACTTACCCCGAAGCCATTCGGTACTTGGCCAAAAAATATAACATTGAGCTAGAGGAAACTGAACAAACCAACGAGCAAAAGGAAAAGGCCGATGAGCGTGAAAGTTTGTATTTGGTAAGTGAGTTTGCCAGTAAATATTTTCAGAATGTTTTACAAAAGACCGATCAGGGTAAAAGTATTGGTTTAAGTTATTTTAAGGAACGCGGTTTTACCGAGGAAACCATTAAAAAATTCGATTTGGGCTATTCGCTGGACGAGTGGCAAGCCTTTACGGACGAGGCTCTAAAGAAAGGCTATAAATTGGAGTATCTTGAAAAAACGGGGCTGACTATTGTAAAGGACGAAAAACGTTTCGACCGTTTTAAGGGGCGCGTTATGTTCCCCATAAAAAGTATGAGTGGCCGTGTTTTGGGGTTTGGCGGACGTATTTTGATTACCGACAAAAAAGCAGCAAAATACCTCAATTCCCCAGAAAGTGATATTTACCACAAAAGTAAAGTGCTTTACGGTATTTATGATGCCAAACAAAGTATTGCCAAAGAAGATAATTGCTATTTGGTTGAAGGTTATACCGATGTTATCCAATTTCACCAAACGGGTATAAAAAATGTGGTATCCTCTTCTGGAACGGCTTTAACTTCAGAGCAAATTCGATTAATAAATAGGCTCACCAAAAACATCACCGTGCTTTTTGATGGCGATGCTGCGGGTATGCGTGCTTCGCTACGTGGTATCGATTTGATTTTGGAACAAGGTATGAACGTTAGGGTGTGCACCTTTCCGGAAGGTGAAGATCCCGATAGTTTTGCACGGCAAAATACACTTGAAGAACTGCATGACTATTTAGCTGAAAACGCTAAGGATTTTATTCAATTTAAAGCCTCAGTGCTTTATGAGGAATCTAAAAACGACCCTATAAAAAAGGCCGAAACCATTCGAGATATCGTCAACAGTATTTCTAAGATACCAGACCGTATCAAAAAAGAGGTTTACATCCAAGAGTGTGCTCGGATCATGGACATTAGTGAGAGTGTGCTTTTTAGTACCCTCGCGCAAATGGATAAAAAGGAACTTCAGGAAGAAGACAAAAAATACAAAAACGAGCAGAAAGCATTCGAAGTTATAAAACATCAACAACCTGTAAAAAAGGTGGATGTGCAGTATTTGATGGAACGCAAAATCATTGAAATATTATTGCTTTACGGTAATAAAACCGAAGACTTTGAAGACTTGGTGTTAAAGGAAAATGACAAGGGGGATTTGGAATTGGAACCGGTAATCCAGCAGGCTAGAGTTTTTGAAAAGGTGTTTTTGGATCTTCAGGATGACGAAATGCAGTTTTCAAATGAAACCTTTAAAACGCTTTACTATACTATTATTGAGCGCTTAAACCAAGATGCCGATTTTGAGTTGAAAACCTTCATCAATTCCGTAGATCAAGATATGGCCAATGAAATCACCACCATTCTTATGGATGATGAGCGGTACACTTTGGACGACTGGAATCGTATGGATATTTATCCGAAAGAGAAAAAACATACCGTGGCCCAATTGGTTAGTGAAACCATTTTGAGCTTACGTTGCTTTTTAATAGACCAAAAAGTTAAGGAGTTTCAGCAGGAAACACTTAAAAATAAAATAGACTCGAATAGAAATATACTTGAAGAAGTAAAAGACTATTCGAGTCTAAAAATGTTGTTATCTAGAAAATTAAATAGGGTATTATGA
- a CDS encoding response regulator transcription factor has protein sequence MIKLLIADNHPITRKGLEVLFSASPNIKVVGSVDNGESILEFVKKNPVDIVLTEADLPKLNGLTVLRYLKNDHPDVKTIILSAQPEEVYAINTIKAGASGYINKSENVITITEAISKVNDGGIYLSNELTQQLAFGTRTNKSGNYYKKLSTREAEVLKLLTVGKKNKEISKELDINEKTVSTYKARLMRKLKVTNLVDLVNQAKLNQEVS, from the coding sequence ATGATTAAATTATTAATAGCAGACAACCACCCCATCACGAGAAAGGGCCTAGAGGTTCTATTCTCTGCATCACCCAACATTAAAGTTGTTGGAAGTGTTGACAACGGCGAATCCATTCTGGAGTTCGTAAAGAAAAATCCGGTAGACATCGTTTTAACCGAAGCCGATTTACCAAAACTCAATGGTTTAACCGTGCTTCGTTATTTAAAAAACGACCACCCCGATGTAAAAACCATTATTCTTAGTGCACAACCCGAAGAGGTTTATGCCATTAACACCATTAAAGCTGGTGCTTCTGGATACATAAACAAATCGGAAAATGTGATTACCATTACAGAGGCCATCTCCAAGGTTAACGACGGAGGTATTTACCTTAGCAACGAGTTGACCCAGCAATTGGCTTTTGGAACTAGAACTAACAAAAGTGGTAATTACTACAAGAAACTTTCTACCCGTGAGGCCGAAGTACTAAAACTATTGACCGTTGGTAAAAAGAACAAAGAAATATCTAAAGAATTGGATATTAACGAAAAAACCGTTAGTACTTACAAAGCTAGGCTAATGAGAAAACTAAAAGTGACCAACTTGGTAGATTTAGTTAATCAAGCTAAGCTTAACCAAGAGGTATCATAA
- the nadE gene encoding NAD(+) synthase, translating to MQTEKVVDYIVNWLKDYATKAGVNGFVVGVSGGIDSAVTSTLCAKTGLNVLCVEMPIHQAESHVSRAHEHIAQLKERFDNVDATRTDLTPVFEEFKTEVFLDGDQATIDMALANTRARLRMTTLYYYAGLYKLLVAGTGNKVEDFGVGFYTKYGDGGVDLSPIADLVKSEVYQLGEFLKVPESIMKAAPSDGLFGDARSDEDQIGASYPELEWAMEMDDKSKTVDDFTGRKKEVFKIYKRFNTANKHKMIPIPICEIPDILH from the coding sequence ATGCAAACAGAAAAAGTTGTAGATTATATTGTAAACTGGCTTAAAGATTACGCTACAAAAGCTGGTGTTAACGGATTTGTAGTAGGCGTTTCTGGCGGTATCGATTCGGCTGTAACATCTACCCTATGTGCTAAAACCGGGCTTAACGTGCTTTGCGTTGAAATGCCCATTCATCAAGCTGAAAGCCACGTAAGCCGAGCGCACGAACATATCGCACAACTAAAAGAGCGTTTTGATAATGTGGATGCCACCCGTACCGACCTCACCCCTGTTTTTGAAGAATTTAAAACCGAAGTGTTTCTTGATGGCGACCAAGCGACCATTGATATGGCTTTGGCAAACACGCGCGCTAGGTTACGAATGACTACTCTTTACTATTACGCCGGACTTTACAAACTTTTGGTTGCCGGAACAGGCAATAAAGTTGAAGATTTCGGCGTGGGCTTTTATACCAAATATGGTGACGGCGGCGTGGATTTGAGTCCTATTGCCGATTTGGTAAAATCGGAAGTGTACCAATTGGGCGAATTCTTAAAAGTACCCGAATCCATAATGAAAGCAGCTCCAAGCGATGGGCTTTTTGGTGATGCCCGAAGCGATGAAGACCAAATTGGCGCAAGCTACCCAGAATTGGAATGGGCCATGGAAATGGACGACAAAAGCAAAACAGTTGATGACTTTACCGGAAGGAAAAAAGAAGTCTTTAAAATTTACAAACGTTTTAATACAGCCAACAAGCATAAGATGATTCCTATTCCAATTTGCGAAATTCCCGATATTTTGCACTAA
- the gldB gene encoding gliding motility lipoprotein GldB: MTFKFFRKSALSLFFVLVLVGSCKKESALEAEIAQINTDIEVERFEALFKNADARSFPKLKQAYPFMFPQKYTDSFWLARKTDTLQIELLNEVEKAYPSFENEEAEIESFFNHLKYYFPQFSAPRVITVTNDVDYRNSVIVTDTIALIALDSYLGDDHKFYQGIPKYIRANLKKEQIVVDLAEAYAEKLIFHPQRKTLLDEMVYYGKQLYFKDAAIPFKTDAEKIAYTEAELNWAKANESYIWRYFVERELLFSTDTKLPGRFINPAPFSKFYLEDIDTDSPGRLGRYIGWQIVRAYMENNQVSLNEMLIKSTEDIFNNSKFKPEK; the protein is encoded by the coding sequence ATGACGTTTAAGTTTTTTAGGAAGTCTGCTTTATCCCTGTTTTTTGTGCTTGTTTTGGTAGGTTCCTGCAAAAAGGAAAGCGCTTTGGAAGCCGAAATAGCCCAAATAAATACGGATATTGAGGTGGAGCGTTTTGAAGCGTTATTTAAAAATGCGGATGCCAGAAGTTTTCCTAAGCTCAAGCAAGCCTATCCGTTTATGTTTCCGCAAAAGTATACCGATTCCTTTTGGCTAGCCCGAAAGACTGATACGCTTCAAATAGAGTTGCTTAATGAAGTTGAAAAAGCTTACCCGAGTTTTGAAAATGAAGAGGCCGAAATTGAATCGTTTTTCAATCATTTAAAATATTATTTTCCGCAGTTTAGTGCGCCGCGTGTTATTACGGTGACTAACGATGTGGATTACCGAAACAGTGTTATTGTTACCGATACCATTGCGCTAATTGCGTTGGATTCGTATTTGGGAGACGACCATAAATTTTACCAAGGCATTCCCAAATACATCCGGGCCAATTTAAAAAAAGAACAGATTGTGGTCGATTTGGCAGAGGCCTATGCCGAAAAGTTGATTTTCCATCCGCAACGCAAAACGCTGTTGGACGAAATGGTGTACTACGGCAAGCAATTGTATTTTAAAGATGCCGCCATTCCGTTTAAAACCGATGCCGAAAAAATAGCTTATACCGAAGCCGAACTCAATTGGGCAAAAGCTAACGAAAGTTATATTTGGCGCTATTTTGTGGAGCGCGAACTGTTGTTTAGTACCGATACCAAATTGCCCGGACGTTTTATAAACCCAGCGCCTTTCAGCAAGTTTTATTTGGAAGACATCGATACCGATTCGCCAGGTAGGTTGGGCAGATACATAGGTTGGCAAATTGTTAGGGCCTATATGGAAAATAACCAAGTGTCTTTAAACGAGATGCTCATAAAAAGCACCGAAGACATTTTTAATAACTCGAAGTTTAAACCAGAAAAGTAA
- the gldC gene encoding gliding motility protein GldC codes for MGNIKSKIELNVELDENRVPEKLHWSANDGGVSNEEAKAMMLSVWDSKAQESLRIDLWTKDMPVDEMKVFFHQTLVAMSDTFYRATQDDKMSATMKDFCEYFAEKLELNK; via the coding sequence ATGGGAAATATAAAATCGAAAATAGAGCTTAACGTTGAATTGGATGAAAACCGCGTGCCGGAAAAATTACATTGGTCCGCGAATGATGGCGGTGTGAGCAATGAGGAAGCCAAAGCCATGATGCTTTCGGTGTGGGATTCGAAAGCCCAAGAATCGTTGCGTATCGATTTGTGGACCAAAGACATGCCCGTTGATGAAATGAAAGTGTTTTTCCATCAAACCTTAGTGGCCATGAGCGATACCTTTTACCGCGCTACCCAAGACGATAAAATGAGCGCTACCATGAAGGATTTCTGTGAGTATTTTGCTGAAAAGTTGGAGTTGAATAAATAA
- the def gene encoding peptide deformylase produces the protein MKKTILFILACLAIAGCSSTKNLKRHNFSSEEIKSILSGDSLIPMRVYKITKKADSILLRTKSSYIKPNPNDSVLKHFVNRLYATVTDSMSLGVGIAAPQVGILKNIIWVQRFDKENFPFEVYLNPKILEYSEEKQVFREGCLSIPNRTDTVKARAYTIKLAYDTMEAEHKTETVEGFTSVIFQHEIDHLNGILYLDHLKKEVQDAKQ, from the coding sequence ATGAAAAAAACTATACTTTTCATTTTGGCATGCTTAGCCATAGCTGGCTGTTCAAGCACCAAAAATTTAAAAAGACACAACTTTTCTTCCGAAGAAATTAAATCGATTTTAAGCGGAGACTCTCTAATACCCATGCGGGTTTACAAAATCACCAAAAAGGCCGATTCTATTTTACTGCGCACAAAAAGTAGCTACATAAAACCCAATCCGAACGATTCGGTTTTAAAACATTTCGTGAACCGGCTTTACGCCACCGTAACAGACAGTATGAGCTTGGGTGTGGGCATTGCGGCTCCGCAAGTAGGCATTTTAAAAAACATTATTTGGGTACAGCGATTCGACAAGGAAAACTTTCCGTTTGAAGTGTACTTGAACCCTAAAATTTTAGAATATTCTGAAGAAAAGCAAGTGTTTAGGGAAGGTTGTTTGTCTATCCCCAATAGAACGGACACTGTAAAAGCCAGGGCTTACACTATAAAATTGGCATACGACACCATGGAAGCCGAACACAAAACCGAAACGGTTGAGGGTTTTACATCTGTGATTTTTCAACATGAAATTGACCATTTAAACGGTATTTTGTATTTGGACCATTTAAAAAAGGAAGTTCAAGATGCTAAACAATAG